CATAATTATTGAAATTCAAGTTACAGAGGAAGTTCGtaactttttttattgaattattcaCTGTGCTGCAGGTCGGTTGGTCAGCTTCCGACTCCAGTCTGTCAATGCGTGCCCCTGTGCAAGTGGGGTCCCCAGGCCTGGACTTCTGAGGTCCTGGTAGAAAGAGGGTGGGTGGCGAgggccagcagggggcagcaggggatgggggtgagagggagaaaaatagtCTGTGGAGGGGCACGAGGTGGGGAGGACTGGGGAGCAAGCGGATGGTGGGcaggccccttcccctgcccGGCGCGCCTGCAGGTCCCTGCCCCCCGCCCTGTCCTCATATCATCTTCATGTTGAACTTGCGGGGTGCGTCAGCGGAGCTAATGCCTGCGTCTGACTTGCGGGGCACATATTCGATCTCAATGTTGTGCTTCGTGTTGCCCTTGCCCCGGCTCCAAAGAAAGAGCAGCACCAGGCAGAAGAGGACGACGCCCAGGAAAGAGATGAAGCCCATGGTAGTGGCGATGATGAGGGTCTTGATGTCGAAGGGGAAAGGCACGGTGGCACGGGTGCTGTTGGCCTCTCCCTCGCCTGGCTGGTTGGAGATAAAGGCGAAGGTCTTGTTGGGCTGATGGGGCCAGTCGGGCGAGTAGCTGCGCACATGCAGGTGGGCAGGCATGGAGTCGTTGCCGCCTGCGTTGGCTGCGATGCACAGGTACGTGCCATTGTCCTGTACCTGGGCATAGCGCACCTCCAGCGTGCCATCGGGAAAGACCGTGAGCCGCCCGTTGCTCTTGGCTGAGACCAGGTGCTTGCGGGGTGAGAGCCAGAGGATGGCAGGCGGCGGGTCACCATCTGCCCGGCACACAAACTGCACCGTGTGGCCCTCATCCACAAACACCTGCTGGGCCTTGCGGTCCCGGATGCGGGCGCGGCGGCAGGTGAAGTAGTTGGGCAGGAGCACATCAGGGAAGTCCTTGAACTCCTTGCCCTGGACAAACTCGGGTGTGGCACATGTGGGCTGCTGCCGGTTGAAGTTGAGCCGCCAGCGGCGCCGGAACACCCACAGGAGCCGGCAGTCACAGGCCAGTGGGTTGGAGTCCAGGATGAGTGTCTCCAGGTTGCCCACCGAGTGGAAGGCCGACTCCTCCAGTGTGGTCAGCTGGTTGCCAGAGACGTTGAGTACACGCAGATAGTTTAGGCCGCGGAAGGCATAGGGCTCCACCACGGCCAGCTGCCCACCCACCAGCTGGATCTCCTGCAGCCGTAGCAGCTCATGCAACATGGAGCCCTCGATGGTGCTGATGGGGTTGTAGGAGAGATTGAGGAAGCGGAGATAGACCAGGTGGCGCACGGCCAGGTAGGGCACAGCAGTCAGATTGCAGTGTGTGATGGACAGGGACGTTAGGTTGAGGCCATAGAGGCAGTTGGGTGTCATGGTGTCCAAGTAGGGCCAGTGAGAGATCTCCAAGACCTTGAGGCGGTACAGCCTCTTGAAGGAATAGTCCCGGATGGCGTTGATGTTGAGGTGCCGGAGCCTCAGGACGATGAGACCGTGCAGGTGGGACAGCGCCTCTGTGGGGATGGAGGTCAGGTTGCATTTCTCAAGCGTCAGCTGCTCCAGGCTGTTGAGGCCGCTGAAGGCTCGGTGGGAAATGTAGACGAGGTCATTGTCACCGACCTCTAGCGATTTGAGGTTGTACAGGTCCTGGAACATGTAGTCCAGCAGGATGACGATCTTGTTCTCGCTGATGTCCAGCTTGGTCAGGTTGCTGAGGCCGGTGAAGACACCCAGGGGGATGAGCTTCAGGCGATTGCTGCGGAGCCCCAGAGTCCGGAGGTTGAAGAGATTGTTGAAGGCGCCAGGCTCCACGGCGCTCACGATGTTCTCGTTgagctccagctcctccaggtgTGGGAAGCTAGCAAACTCGTCCTGGTTGAGTGTTTTGATGCGGTTCTTGCCCAGGTCCAGCAGGCGGGTCTCTGTGGGGATGCCCTCGGGCACTGCCACAAAGCGCTTGCGGTGGCAGAGCACAGCACGGTCCTGGGCGGAGCACTCGCAGCGGGGTGGGCAGCCCGTGGCTGAGCCTGACAGCACCGAGCCCAGCACCAGCAGGAGGATGGGCTGCCAGCAGGCCAGGAGGGGGCTGGGCATGCTCCTTGCGCCCCCCGCCAGCATCCTCTCGCTCACCTGCAGCCGGGAGCAAGCACAGGACAGAGGGAGTGTTAGAGGACAGTATTTGACTGGACCCCACCCCGagccctctgtgctcccacaccCTCCTGTCCCATCAGGATGTCCTTGACACAGATAGAGAGGCAGGCGTCCAGGCTGGCATATGACTCCTGCCTGGGACCCCCCAGTGAGGTCCAGATACCCAGGCCAGAGGCCCTCCTGCCACCCCATGCTGCTTCCTCCTTACCCCTTACCCTGCCTGGAGCCCTCCTGAAGGATCAAGAGGGTTCGTGGAAGGGGCAGGGTCACCTCAGAGAAGACTACCCTTGGCAGCCAGGCTGCATTTTACGCTTTACAGGCACTTTCTAGGCATGCACACTGCACCCTACCCCACaacctgagcctcagcttcccctggCACTCACCAGGGGTGAAGCCAGACCTGCTGAGCTGCCCTCGGGGCTCATAGAGGCATCAAAGGGGCTCAAAGGCTGAGGCCTCTAGGAACAGCCAGCAGAGGAGCATGTCTGGTCCCCAGCCTGCCAGGCAACGGCTTCTGAGGCTGCTGAGGGCCTCCCCTCAGCCTTTAGCCTGGGCTTCCCTGGGCACAGACACCAAGGCCACCTCTCTGCCAACACTGCAGTTGAGCCTGCAACCCAAGGGTCCTGGGCAATCAGCAAACCCAGTGGTACCTGTCAGGGTTATGAATCTGCCCCTTGATGGGTTTTCTAGATCAGGGGAGGGCAACCCTGATCTAGAAAGCGGGACCAGTCCTGATGCCTCCCTGTGGAATCTCTTTGACTCTCACCTTCCTCTGGGTCCCCACAGTGACGCACCCAGGCTCCTGAGCTCAGGGCTCAGGGAACAAGTATTCCAGATTCCCGGCCTTGGCTTCTGTAGTTCTTTCCTCCTGGAatgccccttcccctgccagtTGAAATCCCATCTTCAGGGCCTAATTTAATGTCCGCTCCTCCAAGAAGCTTTTTCTGATCCCCAGTAGGAAGTGTGCTCCCCTCCAAAGACCTCCCAGCCTTCCCCCATCTGTCTCTCAGGGCTCAGTCACCTCCTCCTAGTCCAGGGTTTATGCAGCTGCCTGGGGGATGGGCAGTCAGACTCCCACAGCCCAGGGCAGCACAGCGCAGCACCGAGGACGAGGACGTGAGGCTTGTTCCAGCTGGGCGCTGGGGAGCATGCGGGACTTGGGTCGTGATGACACGGGAGACGGTGCTGGGAGGGCGACCAAGCTTGGGTCCAGGCTGGAGTGAAGGGAGTGTGCAGGAGTTAGCCCACTACTCTCTCCCAGCCGGTGTTCAGAGGCCACTTGTTCCCACTTGTGTCCAGACTGACTCCctacctcctcctttctcctctgttccATCCTTGTCCCACCCTGTGGGAAACTGGCCTGGCAGTGTTGGTGTGCGGTTGGGAAGGCTAGTCTGGACTCCTCCAAACTCCAGGGCCTGGACCAGATGGTGTCTGGGAGTTGAGCTGTAGCCCTGCGGCTGATGGTGGGGTAAAGACCCATGCCTGCTTCTCCATCCCAACCTGGTGCCCTCGGGGCTCTGCCGCCTGTCCACACAGCCTACACTCACAGCCTCAAGTGGGCTTGTTACAGGAAGGGAGGGTCCCACCTCTCCGCCCCAGCTcaggccctcctcccacccctcccaatCCCTCCCCACACCTGCACACAGCTCTGCTTTCAAGGCCACAGGTCTTGTCATCTACATTTCAACCCTTAAGGCAACTTGGGGCTTAGAGAGATTGTGACTGCCAAGGACACCCAGCCAGTAGAGGGGGCAGATATGGGACCAGAGCTCTCGTCTGTCAGACTCCAGTGACACCACATACTTTCCAATACTCTGGTGGTCTCAACTGACAGGGACTCCCTGGTTGTTGATCAGCTAAGTGACTGATTAACCAGAGAGGGCTCTGGGTGTCACTGACATATGATGGAATCTGCAAGATTTTGTTATCTCCAAGGGCTCTgtcctccatctccctcccctcagcctctcttATCCTCTTTCCAGACTCTTCTGTGGTTTGGCCTTCCCCAACCATCCCTACCAGGCCATTTTCCACAGTCACACACGCTCCAGTGACCCACTAGAAAAGCAGACATCCTGACAGGCAATCGATAAGTAATTGAGCCAGCAGCTGGGGCCGGAGTGGGTgtgaggctggggcctggggaggtaAATAGGACTTTTAGCAcccagctcagggctgggctggtgggtggggtgggggctgctggaGGCGGGGCTAAGGAAGGAGGGGATGGTGAGGGCACAGGCCACCCTGAGATGTTGGTAAGGCCCTCACACAGACATGAATCTAGCCTTCGAAGCCTCTACCCCCTTGCTTCAACCTACCCATCTACCTCCTTCCCCACCAATCACCCCAGGATTGCCACCAGGTATCCCCACCTTGTCCTGAACATTCCTGCCTCTAAGCCATCTCCTTTTGGAGGactctcccagcctcctgccccagcagCCTTTGTGACTTTCCACCCCAAAGgccacctcttccatgaagccaTTCTTGACCTATTCAGTCAGAAGTCATCTCTTGCCCCTAACACTGAAGCACCTTACAGTCATTAGTACTGACGTTATGTAACTGACATATGGCACACCTTATTCTAAAAATGACTTGAGCCAACTGACAGAAAAATTATGCTATAAGATGATAAAAAGATAAAGCTAAAGAAGGCAAACCAGTCAAGAAAGAATGCCACAAA
This genomic stretch from Equus quagga isolate Etosha38 unplaced genomic scaffold, UCLA_HA_Equagga_1.0 153_RagTag, whole genome shotgun sequence harbors:
- the LOC124233088 gene encoding leucine-rich repeat and immunoglobulin-like domain-containing nogo receptor-interacting protein 1 isoform X3, producing the protein MLAGGARSMPSPLLACWQPILLLVLGSVLSGSATGCPPRCECSAQDRAVLCHRKRFVAVPEGIPTETRLLDLGKNRIKTLNQDEFASFPHLEELELNENIVSAVEPGAFNNLFNLRTLGLRSNRLKLIPLGVFTGLSNLTKLDISENKIVILLDYMFQDLYNLKSLEVGDNDLVYISHRAFSGLNSLEQLTLEKCNLTSIPTEALSHLHGLIVLRLRHLNINAIRDYSFKRLYRLKVLEISHWPYLDTMTPNCLYGLNLTSLSITHCNLTAVPYLAVRHLVYLRFLNLSYNPISTIEGSMLHELLRLQEIQLVGGQLAVVEPYAFRGLNYLRVLNVSGNQLTTLEESAFHSVGNLETLILDSNPLACDCRLLWVFRRRWRLNFNRQQPTCATPEFVQGKEFKDFPDVLLPNYFTCRRARIRDRKAQQVFVDEGHTVQFVCRADGDPPPAILWLSPRKHLVSAKSNGRLTVFPDGTLEVRYAQVQDNGTYLCIAANAGGNDSMPAHLHVRSYSPDWPHQPNKTFAFISNQPGEGEANSTRATVPFPFDIKTLIIATTMGFISFLGVVLFCLVLLFLWSRGKGNTKHNIEIEYVPRKSDAGISSADAPRKFNMKMI
- the LOC124233088 gene encoding leucine-rich repeat and immunoglobulin-like domain-containing nogo receptor-interacting protein 1 isoform X1, producing MDRLPLPGPPEARLFASRRRLTQVSERMLAGGARSMPSPLLACWQPILLLVLGSVLSGSATGCPPRCECSAQDRAVLCHRKRFVAVPEGIPTETRLLDLGKNRIKTLNQDEFASFPHLEELELNENIVSAVEPGAFNNLFNLRTLGLRSNRLKLIPLGVFTGLSNLTKLDISENKIVILLDYMFQDLYNLKSLEVGDNDLVYISHRAFSGLNSLEQLTLEKCNLTSIPTEALSHLHGLIVLRLRHLNINAIRDYSFKRLYRLKVLEISHWPYLDTMTPNCLYGLNLTSLSITHCNLTAVPYLAVRHLVYLRFLNLSYNPISTIEGSMLHELLRLQEIQLVGGQLAVVEPYAFRGLNYLRVLNVSGNQLTTLEESAFHSVGNLETLILDSNPLACDCRLLWVFRRRWRLNFNRQQPTCATPEFVQGKEFKDFPDVLLPNYFTCRRARIRDRKAQQVFVDEGHTVQFVCRADGDPPPAILWLSPRKHLVSAKSNGRLTVFPDGTLEVRYAQVQDNGTYLCIAANAGGNDSMPAHLHVRSYSPDWPHQPNKTFAFISNQPGEGEANSTRATVPFPFDIKTLIIATTMGFISFLGVVLFCLVLLFLWSRGKGNTKHNIEIEYVPRKSDAGISSADAPRKFNMKMI
- the LOC124233088 gene encoding leucine-rich repeat and immunoglobulin-like domain-containing nogo receptor-interacting protein 1 isoform X2 is translated as MQVSERMLAGGARSMPSPLLACWQPILLLVLGSVLSGSATGCPPRCECSAQDRAVLCHRKRFVAVPEGIPTETRLLDLGKNRIKTLNQDEFASFPHLEELELNENIVSAVEPGAFNNLFNLRTLGLRSNRLKLIPLGVFTGLSNLTKLDISENKIVILLDYMFQDLYNLKSLEVGDNDLVYISHRAFSGLNSLEQLTLEKCNLTSIPTEALSHLHGLIVLRLRHLNINAIRDYSFKRLYRLKVLEISHWPYLDTMTPNCLYGLNLTSLSITHCNLTAVPYLAVRHLVYLRFLNLSYNPISTIEGSMLHELLRLQEIQLVGGQLAVVEPYAFRGLNYLRVLNVSGNQLTTLEESAFHSVGNLETLILDSNPLACDCRLLWVFRRRWRLNFNRQQPTCATPEFVQGKEFKDFPDVLLPNYFTCRRARIRDRKAQQVFVDEGHTVQFVCRADGDPPPAILWLSPRKHLVSAKSNGRLTVFPDGTLEVRYAQVQDNGTYLCIAANAGGNDSMPAHLHVRSYSPDWPHQPNKTFAFISNQPGEGEANSTRATVPFPFDIKTLIIATTMGFISFLGVVLFCLVLLFLWSRGKGNTKHNIEIEYVPRKSDAGISSADAPRKFNMKMI